The Bradyrhizobium betae genomic interval AAAACGCCGCCCAGGAAATCGCAACCCTGTTGCGAGCCGTGGCAAACGAGCGGCGGCTGCTTATCCTTTGTAGGCTCGTGGAACTAGGAGAGGCGAGCGTGAACTCCCTCGCCGATGCCATCGGCCTGTCCCAGTCGGCGCTGTCGCAGCACCTAGGGAAGATGCGTGACGAAGGCCTGGTGACCTACCGCCGCGAAAGCCAGACCTCTTGGTACCGGATCGCCGACGCGCGCATCGAGCGGCTCTTGGCAACCCTGCACGAACTGTACTGCAAACCGACCAAACGACGTTGAACAGGAGCAGACCATGTCACTTCCGAAAATCGATCCCGCGACCGCGCGCCACCTCGTCAATCAGGGCGCGATCCTCGTCGATATCCGCGAAGCAGAGGAATTCGCTCGCGAGAACATTGTCGGCGCTTACCATCTTCCGCTGTCCAGATTGCACGAAGCGGCTTTGGCTTTGAAAGCTGGAAAAGCCTTGATCTTCCACTGCAAGAGCGGCGCTAGGACTTCAATGAACGCCGCCCGTCTCGCAGCGAAAGTGAACGGCGCTTGCGAAGCCTACATTCTTGACGGTGGGCTGGACGCCTGGAAGCGATCGGCCGGCTGACAGGCTGATGACTCCGTAGAAGCCCGCACGCCCGTAGGGTCTGCAGCACGTACTCGAGGCCAGGCCGCCGTCCCGCAAGGACCGACCTTGGAGTTCCGCAATGCAATCACTGTTGACGCAAGCCGCCCTCTCGGCGGCTTCCGGCTCTGTCGTCGGCTTCTCGCTCGGTCTTGTGGGCGGAGGCGGGTCGATCCTGGCTGTTCCACTTCTGGTGTACGTCGTCGGTGTAAACGATCCGCACGTGGCCATCGGGACGAGCGCGATCGCCGTGGCGGTCAATGCCGGCGCCAACCTCGCAGCACATGCGCGCAGCGGCAATGTGAAATGGCGCTGCGCCACGACTTTTGCCGTCGCCGGCGTTGCCGGGGCCTACTTCGGGTCCACCCTCGGCAAGATCATGGACGGGCAACGACTGCTCGTCCTTTTCGCCGTGTTGATGATTGTCGTCGGCGGATTGATGCTGCGCAACCGCGCTCACGTCGGCAACTCGGCCGTCAGCTTGTCCAAGGAGAACCTCCCGAAACTGATCGCATCGGGTCTGGGCGTCGGTGTGCTGTCCGGATTCTTCGGGATTGGCGGGGGATTTCTCATCGTCCCTGCGCTCATGCTTGCGACCGGCATGCCTATGCTCAATGCCGTCGGCTCGTCGCTGGTCTCGGTGACGGCATTCGGACTGACCACTGCCGCGAATTACGCCCTTTCCGGGCTGATCGACTGGCAGATCGCCTTCCTCTTCATCGCAGGCGGAATCTTTGGCGGGTTGATCGGGGCGCGGTTGGCGAAGTCGCTCGACTCCCATCGGGGTGCTTTGACC includes:
- a CDS encoding ArsR/SmtB family transcription factor; translation: MPTVVFNSQSVENAAQEIATLLRAVANERRLLILCRLVELGEASVNSLADAIGLSQSALSQHLGKMRDEGLVTYRRESQTSWYRIADARIERLLATLHELYCKPTKRR
- a CDS encoding sulfite exporter TauE/SafE family protein, giving the protein MQSLLTQAALSAASGSVVGFSLGLVGGGGSILAVPLLVYVVGVNDPHVAIGTSAIAVAVNAGANLAAHARSGNVKWRCATTFAVAGVAGAYFGSTLGKIMDGQRLLVLFAVLMIVVGGLMLRNRAHVGNSAVSLSKENLPKLIASGLGVGVLSGFFGIGGGFLIVPALMLATGMPMLNAVGSSLVSVTAFGLTTAANYALSGLIDWQIAFLFIAGGIFGGLIGARLAKSLDSHRGALTFVFAGLIFAVAVYILFRYLSPT
- a CDS encoding rhodanese-like domain-containing protein yields the protein MSLPKIDPATARHLVNQGAILVDIREAEEFARENIVGAYHLPLSRLHEAALALKAGKALIFHCKSGARTSMNAARLAAKVNGACEAYILDGGLDAWKRSAG